The window GCGCAACCGGTTGACCCCTTCGGCAACGATTTTCAGCGCGTCGATATCGAGACCCGAGTCGGTTTCGTCGAGGATCGCGATCTTCGGTTCGAGCAGCGCCATCTGCAGAATCTCATGCCGCTTCTTCTCGCCACCGGAGAACCCTTCGTTCAGGTTCCGGTTGGCAAACGACATGTCCATTTTCATCATTTCCATCTTCTCTTGCATGATCGAATAGAACTCGAACACTTCCATCTCGGTTCCTTTGACCGCGTTGTAGGCTTGCCGCAGGAAGTTCTTGACCGGTACGCCCGGAATCTCGGCCGGATACTGGAACGCCAGGAACAGACCTTCGCGGGCCCGCTCATCCACTTCCATCTCCAGCAGATTTTTCCCGTCCAGCGTCACTTCGCCCTTCGTCACTTCATAACGCGGATGACCGGCCAACGTCATCGAGAGGGTGGTTTTCCCCGTTCCGTTCGGCCCCATGATCGCGTGCACCTCGCCGCCTTTTACCGTCAGGTTCAACCCTTTCAAAACTTCCTTGCCCGCCACGTTGACATGCAGGTCTTTTACTGTCAAATCCGCCATCCTCTTTACCCCCTGAGTCTTCGGCTCCACTGAAAGTACTGTAAGTATTGTTTCTATTTGCTTTCCAGTTCAAACAAGGGACTCCCTCGTTCGGCAATCTCTCGAAGCGTGATGTTGTCCAGCACGGCGACCATCGTATCGCGCAGTTTTTCCCAGACAAACCGCGTCGTGCAAGTGTCCGTCTTGCGGCAACATTCCTCGGTTTCGTCGGTGTTCAGGCATTCGACCGGAGCGATCGGCCCTTCCAGCGCCTTGATGACCTCGCCTGCCGTAATCTGATCAGATGGACGTGATAACCTATACCCGCCGCGCGGCCCCCGAACGCTCGTGACCAGCCCCGCTTTCCGCATCGTGAACAAAATCTGCTCGAGAAACTGGTCGGGGATCTGTTCCGCGACCGCGATCGTCTTGATCGGAATCGGCCCCTCATTTTCCCGTTGCGCCAGATACGCCATGGCAATCAGTCCATAATGGCCACGGGCAGACAGTTTCACCCCATCCACCTCCTTCGAGGCATTGCAATTCCTGAGTAAATTAGTCAGGAATATGGGCATCAAAGAAGTCAGGAATGGCTCGTCTCCTGACTTAGAATGATTCCATTCTCAATTCATTATATTCGAACCGAGAAAAAACGGCAATACCTCCAGCTATTATTTTTATCCCCTGATCGGCTCGGAATATGTGCGCAGCGGCAACTTGGCGGACCGTTCCGCAAGAAAATGGCCCAGTTCCGGATGGCGCGCCCAGTAGGTGACGTCCGGATTGCCCGGCCGCCGGCGAACCACGTCAAAATCCCCGTCCCGCGAAACGATCAGAATCTCTTCCCCGGAACTCAACTCGATGGCGACGCC of the Effusibacillus pohliae DSM 22757 genome contains:
- the sufC gene encoding Fe-S cluster assembly ATPase SufC, which gives rise to MADLTVKDLHVNVAGKEVLKGLNLTVKGGEVHAIMGPNGTGKTTLSMTLAGHPRYEVTKGEVTLDGKNLLEMEVDERAREGLFLAFQYPAEIPGVPVKNFLRQAYNAVKGTEMEVFEFYSIMQEKMEMMKMDMSFANRNLNEGFSGGEKKRHEILQMALLEPKIAILDETDSGLDIDALKIVAEGVNRLRGPELGVLIITHYHRLLEYIKPDYVHVMMDGRIVRSGGSELALELEEKGYDWIRSQVSVGGEV
- a CDS encoding RrF2 family transcriptional regulator, whose translation is MKLSARGHYGLIAMAYLAQRENEGPIPIKTIAVAEQIPDQFLEQILFTMRKAGLVTSVRGPRGGYRLSRPSDQITAGEVIKALEGPIAPVECLNTDETEECCRKTDTCTTRFVWEKLRDTMVAVLDNITLREIAERGSPLFELESK